One Planctomycetota bacterium genomic window, GCGCTCCTGACGGGCCGGGGGCCCCAGGAGGCGGTGGAATGGGGCGCCGCGCACGGGGCGCTGGCGCAGTCCACCCGCGGGGACACGTCCATGGTCACGCGGGAGGAAGTCGAACACGTGGTCCGGGGCGGAAGCGCCCGCATCAAGAGATGACCCCTATGCCTTCCTCGAAAATCGGACTCATCGGTCTGGCGGTCATGGGCGAGAACCTCGCCCTCAACATCGAGCGCAACGGCTTTCCGATCGCGGTCTACAACCGCACCTGGGACCGCACCCGGGAACTCCTCGAGGGCCGCGGCCGCGGCAAGCGCCTCCAGGGCGCCCGAACGCTCGAGGAGTTCGTCCGCTCCCTCGAGCGGCCCCGCAAGATCGTCCTGATGGTCAAAGCCGGGGCTCCCGTGGACGAGGTGCTCCAGCAGCTCGTGCCGCTCCTGGAGCCCGGGGACATCGTCATCGACGGCGGCAACAGTCACTTCCTCGACACCCGCCGCCGGCACGACGCGCTGGCCGCGCGCAAGATCGCCTTCATCGGATCGGGCGTCTCCGGCGGCGAGGAGGGCGCCCTGTGGGGCCCCTCGCTCATGCCGGGCGGCCCCCGGGAAGCGTACGAAGCGATCCGGCCGATCTGGGAGAAGATCGCCGCCCGGGTGGACGACGGCCCCTGCTGCGCCTACATCGGCCCCGACGGCGCCGGCCACTTCGTCAAGATGGTCCACAACGGCATCGAGTACGGCGATATGCAGCTCATCGCCGAGAGCTACGATCTCCTGCGCCGGCTTCTCGGGATGGATCCTCCCGAGCTGGCCGACGTCTTCGCGGAATGGAACCGCGGCCTCCTGTCCTCCTTCCTCGTCGAAATCACCGCCAAGGTCCTCCGCAAGAAGGATCCGGAAACCGGAAGATGGCTCGTCGACCTCATCCTCGACAAGGCCGGCCAGAAGGGGACGGGCAAGTGGATGAGCCAGACGGCGCTCGACCTCGGGGTGGCCATCCCCACGATCAACGCCGCCGTCGAGGCCCGGATCCTTTCCGCCTTCAAGGAGGACCGCGTGCGCGCCTCGCGCGTGCTTCCCGGACCGGCCTCCCCTCCTGCGCCGCCTTCCGACCGGCGGGCGTTCGTGGACGCGGTGCGGGACGCGCTGTACGCCTCCAAGATCTGCTCCTACGCCCAGGGGCTCGTCCTCATGAAGGTCGCCGGCGACGAGTACCGCTGGAACCTCGACCTCGGCGAAATCGCCCGCATCTGGAAGGGCGGCTGCATCATCCGCGCCCAGTTCCTCGATCTCATCAAGCAGGCCTACCGGCGGAACCCCGCGCTTTCGAACCTGCTGCTCGACGACCACTTCAAGGCGTGGGTGACCGACGCCCAGCCCCGCTGGCGGCACGTCGTCCAGACCGCCCAGGCGGCCGGGATCCCCGTCCTGGCCATGAGCGCGAGCCTCGCCTACTACGACGCCCTCCGCGCGGAGCGGCTGCCGCTGAATCTTACGCAGGCCCAGCGCGATTACTTCGGCGCCCACACGTACGAGCGCATCGACAAGCCCGGAACTTTTCATACGGATTGGACCTCATGAGCCGCCTGCGCATCCTCGTCACGACGACCTCCTTTCAGGACACCCCCGGACGGCATCATCAGATGCTGGCCGACGCCGGCGTCGAGATCGACCGCGCCCGCGGTCCCCTGCCCGAGGCGGAGCTGCTCCGGCTCGTGGGCTCGCACGACGGCATCCTCTGCGGCGACGACGCCTTCACCCGCCGGGTTCTCGAGAAGTGCCGCCCGCGCCTGCGGGTCCTCTCGAAGTACGGCATCGGCGTGGACAAGATCGACCTGGCCGCGGCGACCGAGCTCGGCATTCCCGTCACCTATTGCCCGGGCGTCAATCACGTGACGGTGGCCGAGCACACCTTCGGCCTGCTGCTGTCCCTCACGCGCCTCATCCCGCCGCAGGACGCCGCGGTCAAGCGCGGCGAGTGGAAGCGCCTGACGGGACGGGAACTCGCCGGCAAGACCCTGGGCATTCTGGGGCTGGGCCGCATCGGCAAGGAAGTCGCCAAGCGCGCGGTCGCCTTCGACATGAAGGTCTGCGCGTACGACGTCGCCTGGGACGACGCGTTCGCCCGGCAGTTCGGCGTGGAGCGCAAGTCCGCCGCCGAGGACGTCCTGCGCGAGGCGGACGTGGTTTCCCTGCACATGAACCTCACCGAGGAGAACCGCGAGTTCATCGACGCGCGGCGGCTGGCCCTCATGAAGAAGGGGGCTTACCTCCTCAACTGCGCCCGCGGCGCCCTGATCCACCAGGAGGACGTGGCGCGCGCCCTCCGCGACGGACATCTGGCCGGCTACGGAGCGGACGTGGTGGAACCCGAACCCGTGGAGAAGACCAACCCGCTCCTTTCGGCGCCGAACGTCGTGCTTACGCCTCACGTGGGCTCCCGCACCTACGAAAGCGTGGAGCGCCAGGCCGCGATGGCCGCCGAGAACCTCCTCCGGGTCCTCCGCGGCGAGCCCCCCCTCGCCCAGGCGAACCGGCTGTAGGCCCCCTTTCCCTTGACCGCGGGGCCCCCGCGGGGTTAGCTATTGTCAGACAATTCAGAATCCCCGATGCGCGCCCAACAGGTCGTCCGCGAGATCCAGGACCTCATCCGGCGGGAGGAGATCCCCCCCGGAGGACGGCTCCCCACGGAGCACGCCCTCGCCCGCCGCTTCCGCGTGAGCCGCCCCGTCGTCCGCGAGGCGCTCCAGGCGCTCCGGGCGCTCGGCGTCGTCGATTCCCGCCCCAAGCGCGGCCTCCGGGTCCTTCCCTTCGACCCGGCCGTCCACTTCGATCAGCTCGTGGCCCGCGTCCGAACCGACGAGGAACGCCGCGAGCTGTACGAGCTGCGCCGCATCCTGGAGCCCGGAATCCTGCGCCTGGTGGCCCGGCGCGCCCGCCGCGAGGACCTCGAGGCGCTCGAACGCCTTCTGGCGAAGCCTCTTCCCCCCGGCCGCCGGGGCGTCCGCGAGGGGCTGGCCCGGGACGTGGCCTTCCACGAGGGCCTCTGGCGCCTGGCGGGCAACCGCTTCGTCTGGAGCCTCCGGGGACTTCTCGTCCGGTTCTTCGCCGACCTCGAAAGCGGCCGCGAGCGCCGCCTTTCCGCCGCCTCCATGCGGCGCGCCAACGCCCAGCACGCCGCCATCGTCCGCGCGCTCCTGGACCAGGACGTGGAGCGCGCCGTGCGCCTCCTCGAACGGAATCTCGCCACCTTCCGCCCCCGGGGAGACCGGCCGTGAAGCAGCGAGCGATCGAACCCGCCCTCAGCCCCGCCGCCCGCGAGGAAATCCCTCCCGTCACCGGAGACACGGCCGGCCTGCTGGCGGATCTGGCGGCCTTCCTTCCCCCCGAACGCCTCGTCACGAAACCCGACGATCTCTTCGCGTACGAGTGCGACGCCCAGACCCTCGACCGCGCGCTCCCCCTGGCGGTGGCCTTCCCGGAATCGACCGACGAAGTCGCCCGCATCATCCGCGCCTGCAACGCCCGCCACGTCCCCTTCGTCCCGCGCGGCGCGGGAACGGGGCTTTCGGGCGGCGTCGTCGCCGTCGGGAGCCTGGTTCTTTCGACCGCCCGGCTCAACCGCATCCTCGAGGTCGACGTCCTCAACCGCACGGCCTGGGTCGAGCCGGGCGTCGTCAACATCCACCTCTCGCGCGCCGTGGCCCCGCACGGCCTGCACTACGCGCCCGACCCCTCCAGCCAGTACGCCTGCACGATCGGCGGCAACGTCGCCGAAAACTCGGGCGGCCCCCACACGCTCAAGTACGGCGTCACCACGAACCACGTGCTCGCGCTCGAGGTCGTTCTCCCCGACGGAACCGTCGCCCGCCTGGGCGGACCGGCCGCGGACGCGCCCGGCTACGACCTCGTGGGCGTCTTCGTGGGCTCCGAGGGCACCTTCGGGATCGCGACCAAGATCCTCGTGCGCCTGACGCCTCTTCCGGAAGGGGTCAAGACCGCGCTGGCCATCTTCGACTCCGTGGGCGACGCCTGCCGCGGCGTCACCGAGATTCTCCGGCGGGGAATCCTGCCGGCCGCGATCGAAATGATCGACCAGAAAACCCTTCGCGCCGTCGAGCAGTACATCCGCGCCGGCTTTCCCCTCGACGCGGCGGCCGTGCTCCTGGCCGAAGTGGACGGCCTGACGGACGATCTCGAGCTTCAGGCGGAGGCGGTTCTCTCCGCCTGCCGCGCCGCTGGCGCGCGCGAGGTGCGGCTCGCCCGCGACGACGCCGAGCGCGCCAAGCTCTGGAAAGGGCGCAAACAGGCGTTCGGCGCCCTGGGGCGTCTGGCCCCCAACTACTACACCCACGACGGCGTCATTCCCCGCACCCGGCTCCCCGAAGTCCTCGAGGAGATCGCCCGCATCGAGGAACGCCACCGCGTCCAG contains:
- the gndA gene encoding NADP-dependent phosphogluconate dehydrogenase; the encoded protein is MPSSKIGLIGLAVMGENLALNIERNGFPIAVYNRTWDRTRELLEGRGRGKRLQGARTLEEFVRSLERPRKIVLMVKAGAPVDEVLQQLVPLLEPGDIVIDGGNSHFLDTRRRHDALAARKIAFIGSGVSGGEEGALWGPSLMPGGPREAYEAIRPIWEKIAARVDDGPCCAYIGPDGAGHFVKMVHNGIEYGDMQLIAESYDLLRRLLGMDPPELADVFAEWNRGLLSSFLVEITAKVLRKKDPETGRWLVDLILDKAGQKGTGKWMSQTALDLGVAIPTINAAVEARILSAFKEDRVRASRVLPGPASPPAPPSDRRAFVDAVRDALYASKICSYAQGLVLMKVAGDEYRWNLDLGEIARIWKGGCIIRAQFLDLIKQAYRRNPALSNLLLDDHFKAWVTDAQPRWRHVVQTAQAAGIPVLAMSASLAYYDALRAERLPLNLTQAQRDYFGAHTYERIDKPGTFHTDWTS
- a CDS encoding phosphoglycerate dehydrogenase, with amino-acid sequence MSRLRILVTTTSFQDTPGRHHQMLADAGVEIDRARGPLPEAELLRLVGSHDGILCGDDAFTRRVLEKCRPRLRVLSKYGIGVDKIDLAAATELGIPVTYCPGVNHVTVAEHTFGLLLSLTRLIPPQDAAVKRGEWKRLTGRELAGKTLGILGLGRIGKEVAKRAVAFDMKVCAYDVAWDDAFARQFGVERKSAAEDVLREADVVSLHMNLTEENREFIDARRLALMKKGAYLLNCARGALIHQEDVARALRDGHLAGYGADVVEPEPVEKTNPLLSAPNVVLTPHVGSRTYESVERQAAMAAENLLRVLRGEPPLAQANRL
- a CDS encoding FCD domain-containing protein: MRAQQVVREIQDLIRREEIPPGGRLPTEHALARRFRVSRPVVREALQALRALGVVDSRPKRGLRVLPFDPAVHFDQLVARVRTDEERRELYELRRILEPGILRLVARRARREDLEALERLLAKPLPPGRRGVREGLARDVAFHEGLWRLAGNRFVWSLRGLLVRFFADLESGRERRLSAASMRRANAQHAAIVRALLDQDVERAVRLLERNLATFRPRGDRP
- a CDS encoding FAD-linked oxidase C-terminal domain-containing protein; the protein is MKQRAIEPALSPAAREEIPPVTGDTAGLLADLAAFLPPERLVTKPDDLFAYECDAQTLDRALPLAVAFPESTDEVARIIRACNARHVPFVPRGAGTGLSGGVVAVGSLVLSTARLNRILEVDVLNRTAWVEPGVVNIHLSRAVAPHGLHYAPDPSSQYACTIGGNVAENSGGPHTLKYGVTTNHVLALEVVLPDGTVARLGGPAADAPGYDLVGVFVGSEGTFGIATKILVRLTPLPEGVKTALAIFDSVGDACRGVTEILRRGILPAAIEMIDQKTLRAVEQYIRAGFPLDAAAVLLAEVDGLTDDLELQAEAVLSACRAAGAREVRLARDDAERAKLWKGRKQAFGALGRLAPNYYTHDGVIPRTRLPEVLEEIARIEERHRVQIANVFHAGDGNLHPVVLYDEREPGVLDRVRRAGEEILALVCRLGGGLSGEHGIGIEKLSFMRDFFSEDDLAEMRRVRDVFNPRGLANPGKAVPSPARCAPAGRNRLPVGH